AGCGGCACCGAACGGTCGTCGGTCACGGCAAAACGCGCTGAATGCATGGTGATTAACGGTAAGTCAGGGGAAGGCGGACGGCCAGAGACGGAACGGCACGAAGAGCACCGGCCCGGGATCCGGGACACCCACCGCCGGGACACGGAACAGGACGGGGCGGGAGGCGAAACAGGACGGGGCCGCCCCGGAAGCCGTACCGCCCGCCGGAGCCCGGCCCCAGGACGGTCTACGAACTCACACCCGATTCCGCGTGCGGGTGACCTGTCCTCATACCGTCGCGTTGCCCAGATATGACCCCCACCTCCACCACGACCGGGCGTCAGTACCGCACGTTCGCTCCCCGGTACGCAGAAGCGCTTCCGCGCGACCAGCGCCCGGCCCAGGCCTCCGCCCCGGCCCCGGCCCCGCAGCCGCTCCCCGACCCGCCCATCTACCGCGACCTGATGCGCACCTGGGCGCACCGTGGCCGCACCCTGCCGGGGCGCCACGACCCGGAGTGGATCCGGCTGGCGGCGCCCCTGGTCGGGCCGGGTCAGTTCAGCGCGTCTCCGGACCCGCGAGATGACGGGCGATGACCATCCGCTGGATCTGGTTGGTGCCCTCGACGATCTGCAGGACCTTGGCCTCGCGCATGTAGCGCTCGGCCGGGAAGTCGGCCGTGTAGCCGTAGCCGCCGAGGATCTGCACGGCGTCCGTGGTGACCTTCATCGCGGTGTCGGTGCAGTGCAGCTTGGCCATCGCCGCCTGCCGGGCGAACGGGCGCCCGGCGTCGCGCAGCCGGGCCGCCGCGAGGTAGAGCGCGCGGCCCGCCTCGATCTGCGTCGCCATGTCGGCGAGCATGAAGCGCAGCCCCTGGAAGTCGGCGATCGGCCGGCCGAACTGCCGGCGCTGGGTGGCGTACGAGACCGCCTCGTCCAGCGCCGCCTGGGCCAGGCCGATCGCGCAGGCCGCGATGCCGAGCCGGCCGGAGTCGAGCGCGGACAGGGCGATCGCGAAGCCCTGCCCCTCCTCGCCGATGCGCCGGGCGTCGGGGACGCGCACACCGTCGAGGTGGACCTGGGCGGTGGGCGAGCCCTTCATGCCCATCTTCTTCTCGGGCGCCGCCGCGCTCAGTCCCTCGGCGTCGCCGGGCACCAGGAAGGCCGTGATCCCGCGCGGGCCCTCCTCGCCGGTGCGGGCCATGACGGTGTAGAAGTCGGCGACGCCGCCGTGCGTGATCCAGGCCTTGGTGCCGGTGATCACCCAGTCGTCGCCGTCCCGGACGGCCTTGGTGCGCAGCGAGGCCGCGTCGGAGCCGGACGCCGGCTCGGACAGGCAGTAGGCGCCGAGCAGACCGCCGCCCAGGATGGCGGGCAGGTGTTCGACCTGCTGCTCCTTGGAGCCGTAGGCGGCGAGGGCGTAGGAGGCGAGGGTGTGCACGCTGACGCCGAGGCCGACCGTCAGCCGGGCCATGGCGAGCTCTTCGAGGACCTGGAGGTAGACCTCGTACGGCTGGTCGCCACCGCCGTACTCGGGGTCGTAGGGCAGGCCGAGTAGCCCCGACTGCGAGAGCAGGGTGAAGACGTCACGCGGGAAGCGTCCGGCGTCCTCCTGCTCGGCCGCCTGCGGGGCGATCTCGCGCTGCGCGATGTCGCGGACGAGCGAGATCAGATCCCGGGCCTCGTCCGTGGGCAGTAGTCGGTCCACCGGCTGCGGGGCGCGGTCGGGCATGGCGACGCTCTCCTCCCTTTCGGGCGCGGCGGCGGACGTGCGCCGTGGGTGGGCGACTCCGCCGGGTCTCACTGATGCGGCCGATGTCGTGCTCCCGGGTCGCGGAAGGCTGCTGACCAGCGGCTGCGCGCTGTGAGTATGCCCGATTCGACGCACCGCGTCACCGGTTAACGACCGCTCACTTCCAGAATTCCCCGTCCCGCGAAATTGGTCCGCACCATTGACCCAACTGGTCTAGTCCTCCTACTGTGGCGGATCATCAGCGCCTCATCGCGTTCATGCCAATCGGCAGTCCCCCTCTCCCCCACGAGGAGACACCCGATGCACATTCGCCTCCGTCCCCGTGTC
This region of Streptomyces chromofuscus genomic DNA includes:
- a CDS encoding acyl-CoA dehydrogenase family protein, with the protein product MPDRAPQPVDRLLPTDEARDLISLVRDIAQREIAPQAAEQEDAGRFPRDVFTLLSQSGLLGLPYDPEYGGGDQPYEVYLQVLEELAMARLTVGLGVSVHTLASYALAAYGSKEQQVEHLPAILGGGLLGAYCLSEPASGSDAASLRTKAVRDGDDWVITGTKAWITHGGVADFYTVMARTGEEGPRGITAFLVPGDAEGLSAAAPEKKMGMKGSPTAQVHLDGVRVPDARRIGEEGQGFAIALSALDSGRLGIAACAIGLAQAALDEAVSYATQRRQFGRPIADFQGLRFMLADMATQIEAGRALYLAAARLRDAGRPFARQAAMAKLHCTDTAMKVTTDAVQILGGYGYTADFPAERYMREAKVLQIVEGTNQIQRMVIARHLAGPETR